The region AGGTTGATGTGTCCAGGCTTAGGTCCATCTACACCAGGGTGAGTGAGTATGTGAATGTGGAGGCCATTATCAAGATTGCCAGGGAGTACTCAGAACCACTGGATATAAGCATTGATGATGAGGGCAGGCTGGAGCATGAGAAGATAAGGATAGCCATACTCACGGGCAGAGCATTCACATTCTACTACCCAGAGACCCTGGAGATAGCCCATGAAGTTGGCCATGTAAATTACGTAAATCCTGAGACTGACCAGGAATTGGGAAACCCAGACCTTGTACTGATTGGTGGGGGTTTCCCGGAGGTTTACGGGGAGTACCTGGAGCGTAATAGGCCCTTTAGGAGGTCCATTAGGGATTATGTGGAACGCGGCGGGTACCTCTACGCTGAGTGCGGTGGCTTGATGTACCTCACTAAATCCATAGTGTACAATAATGAGGAGTACGAAATGGTGGGGCTCATAGACGCGGTGACCATAATGAACAGGAGGCCCCTGTGGTACGGCTACGCCAAGGCCCACTTCCTAAGGGACACACCAATAGCTCCGAGGGGCTCGGTCATTGTGGGGCATGAATTCCACTACTCAAGGACAATACCACTGGGTAAGTATGAGTTCGCCATTAAGTACGAGAGGGGCTTTGGCATTAATGGGTTTGATGGGATTCAAATAAACAACGCCTACGCCCACTACCTACACATACACCCAGACACGTACAACTACATAACCGCACTAACAAGGAGAATCACCGCATCACTACAGAAAACCTAATCAGCCGCATATCACGACACTTCATCGATAGGGCTCATGGGCCAAGGTTTAAATTAAGGCTGGGCCTGTAATTCGCAGTGGCGATACATTGCAGTACTGAGTATTGATGAAACTGACCTGCGCGGACTAACCCTCACCGCCTTGGTGCCAATACGAGTACAGAGCTTTATGAATACAGGTACGGTGATACGCTGATTATAGTGCGTTTAAAGATGCCACAGAGGGGATTTAGGTAATAAAGCCGTTGGTCCTATGATCCCCTGTTTTTATGTTGCGTACACGGTATGAATGTGTAACCCCAATCCTTAAGTTCAAAATCCAAGCCCCTTCTTCTCACTCCTCCTAATCATAATGATGTCTCCCTGGCCACGCTAATTAATGATGTAGGAGGAGCCCGCTGATTCCCCACGCCCCCTCCGTGTTTATGAATAATAATTCCCTATATTGCTGAAGTACACCCCACGTGGGGTTTATGGGCCTGGTTTATCTAGGCACCCATGTTATGGTACCTGTGTAGTACCATCAGCTGCTTAGTGGCATGTTCATTAATGGTGGTTTTTGTTTTAAGTTTTATGTGGACCTGACCACCTGGGCTAGTTCGGGCATTAGTCCCATTATTATTTGCTGCCTGCTTAGTGTCCTTAGCCACACCCTGCCTGGGCCCTCTATGTGTGCTAGCCATATGCCCTCCTCGCCGAATAGCATTGTCCTTAGTCCGCCGACCCTCCTTATTGTTGCCTTCATGCCCTCCTCGAAGGCTAGTACGTGACCTGCCTCCACGTCTATTGACTCCCCTGGCCCGAGCTCCATGCTTATGGCATCCCCTATGGCGTGTAGGAATACCCTGCCCCTCCCGCGTAGCCTGGCCATGAGTAGTCCCTCACCGCCCAGCCAGCCGAAGCCCAGGCCCACTAGCTTTGCGTCGTAGTCCACCGTGGACTCGGCCACCAGGAATGACCTGTGCTCCGCAAGTACTCCCCTGGTTCCGTCCATGTTTATCTCCACTATCCTGCCCGGTGCGAAGCCCGCGAAGTCCGCCTCCCCAGGCCCCTGCACCTCGAGTACGAAGAATGAGGCCCCGGTCAAAGCCCTCTCTAGGGATCTCAGGATCCCTCCCCTGGCCCTCGCGGTTAGGTTCACGGTGGAGCTCTTCCAGATTAGGTGACCGCCCTCCCCCCACACGACCTCGTTTTCGCCCAGTCTAACGAGCACGTGTTGTATATCATTGCCCATTATTTTGAATTCAGGCATGTTTCCTAATCGACACGCCCCTTATAAGCTTAACGTCACCCCCTACCTCTGTTTCCTCCCTTCTTCTCCATCTTCTCGAGGATCTCTACCCAGGTTAGGAAGCAATCGGCCACTACGCTTCCGGTGGGTCTGCCGCTTTTCTTCTCGTCTTCATTCCCCATTACCATCACCCCAGGTACTTCCTGAGGAAGTTCACAGTCCTCTCCCAGGCGTCCTTGGCCGCGGCCTCATTGTACGTTGGCCCTCCCTCCGTGGCGAAGGCGTGGTATGTTCCTGGGTAGAAGGCCATTTCAAACCTAACCTTATGTGTTATCACGGCCCTTATCAGGTCAGGT is a window of Vulcanisaeta thermophila DNA encoding:
- a CDS encoding cobyrinate a,c-diamide synthase, whose protein sequence is MRVINTVPRLVIASYKGKVGKTTATLAIAMALSMRGHRVSMFKVGPDFIDPSYHRAITGTYSRNLDYILMGEKVLSRFHRYSQGSDIAIIEGVGGIYDSPDGESEIGSTAHLAKMLRAPVALVINGERINRTVRALVRGLRDFDRDVRIVGAVLTNVTQRQVDKLVRAVESEGIQFLGYIPRDEGVEGAMQYRHLGLVHADEVDVSRLRSIYTRVSEYVNVEAIIKIAREYSEPLDISIDDEGRLEHEKIRIAILTGRAFTFYYPETLEIAHEVGHVNYVNPETDQELGNPDLVLIGGGFPEVYGEYLERNRPFRRSIRDYVERGGYLYAECGGLMYLTKSIVYNNEEYEMVGLIDAVTIMNRRPLWYGYAKAHFLRDTPIAPRGSVIVGHEFHYSRTIPLGKYEFAIKYERGFGINGFDGIQINNAYAHYLHIHPDTYNYITALTRRITASLQKT
- a CDS encoding TIGR00266 family protein, which gives rise to MPEFKIMGNDIQHVLVRLGENEVVWGEGGHLIWKSSTVNLTARARGGILRSLERALTGASFFVLEVQGPGEADFAGFAPGRIVEINMDGTRGVLAEHRSFLVAESTVDYDAKLVGLGFGWLGGEGLLMARLRGRGRVFLHAIGDAISMELGPGESIDVEAGHVLAFEEGMKATIRRVGGLRTMLFGEEGIWLAHIEGPGRVWLRTLSRQQIIMGLMPELAQVVRST